One stretch of Euphorbia lathyris chromosome 7, ddEupLath1.1, whole genome shotgun sequence DNA includes these proteins:
- the LOC136235833 gene encoding uncharacterized protein → MATYYFFLISLLLTLLLSLSATSNSSNYQEETPITRFQQYLRFNTAHPNPNYTAPISFLTSIAQSLALKTQIFEFIPHKHLLLVTWPGSNPSLPSILFNSHLDSVPVEPNKWIHPPFSAVRTPDGKIFARGAQDDKCIAIQYLEAIRNLKGKNFIPNRSIHISYVPDEEIGGANGAALFVGSKEFRDLNVGFAMDEGQASVNDEFRVFYGDRSPLNLVIRATGKPGHGSNMYDDGAMENLMKSVEIVNRFRESQFDVVKSGKAINSEVISVNPVYLKAGIPSPTGFVMNMQPSEAEAGFNIRLTPTTDPDLFKKKIAEEWAPAVRNMTYQITELGPLRDNAGRPLVTAVDDSNPWWLVFKQAITAAGGKLAKPEILASTTDARYIRQLGIPALGFSPMTNTPILLHEHNEFLEESVFLKGIEVYEHIISALSSCEEVQSV, encoded by the exons ATGGCGACCTACTACTTCTTCCTTATCTCTCTACTACTTACTCTTCTACTCTCCTTATCTGCAACATCAAACTCATCAAATTATCAAGAAGAAACCCCAATCACCCGTTTCCAGCAATATCTCAGATTCAACACTGCCCATCCCAATCCCAATTACACCGCCCCAATCTCCTTCCTTACCTCAATTGCCCAATCACTCGCTCTAAAAACCCAAATTTTCGAATTCATTCCTCACAAACATCTCCTCCTCGTAACCTGGCCAGGTTCTAACCCATCTCTCCCTTCAATTCTCTTCAATTCGCATCTCGATTCAGTCCCAGTCGAACCCAATAAATGGATCCACCCGCCATTCTCCGCCGTCCGTACTCCCGACGGGAAAATCTTCGCCCGTGGAGCACAGGATGATAAGTGCATAGCTATTCAGTACTTGGAAGCTATCCGAAACTTGAAGGGTAAAAACTTTATCCCCAATCGCTCAATCCACATTTCCTATGTTCCTGATGAGGAAATTGGGGGAGCTAATGGGGCAGCTCTGTTTGTTGGGTCAAAGGAGTTTAGAGATTTGAATGTTGGATTCGCTATGGATGAAGGGCAGGCGTCGGTAAATGATGAATTTAGGGTTTTCTACGGTGATAGGTCGCCGTTGAATCTGGTAATAAGAGCCACCGGAAAGCCTGGGCATGGTTCGAACATGTATGATGATGGGGCTATGGAGAATTTGATGAAGAGTGTAGAGATTGTTAATAGGTTCAGAGAAAGTCAATTTGATGTTGTGAAGTCTGGGAAAGCAATCAATTCGGAGGTTATCTCTGTTAATCCGGTTTACTTGAAAGCTGGAATTCCTTCCCCTACT GGGTTTGTAATGAATATGCAACCTTCAGAGGCAGAAGCAGGATTTAATATTAGGTTGACTCCTACAACTGATCCAGATCTTTTCAAGAAAAAAATTGCTGAAGAATGGGCTCCTGCTGTAAGGAACATGACGTATCAG ATAACTGAATTAGGACCATTAAGAGATAACGCTGGACGTCCCTTAGTTACAGCCGTGGATGATTCCAACCCGTGGTGGCTAGTTTTCAAGCAGGCTATCACAGCAGCTGGAGGAAAACTCGCCAAACCTGAAATCTTGGCTTCAACAACCGATGCACGATACATAAGGCAGTTGGGAATTCCAGCTCTTGGTTTTTCGCCAATGACAAATACTCCGATTTTATTACATGAGCATAATGAG TTCTTGGAGGAATCCGTATTCTTGAAAGGGATCGAGGTGTATGAACACATAATCAGTGCTTTGAGCTCGTGCGAGGAGGTTCAGTCGGTATGA